The Eriocheir sinensis breed Jianghai 21 chromosome 29, ASM2467909v1, whole genome shotgun sequence genomic interval GTCTCCTACAGGGAACCCAGAGCTTAGATTCTTCTTGAGGTTAGTACTCATATCAATTACGTGAAGCAGGATAGGTGACCAGATGTACAAGGGTCAGCAGAGATAGCAAGGAATATAGGTCTTTAGAATCCTCTTACTCCTGTGCCTCCTCTCTTTGCCCTTTCACTGTCTATCTTCTTCTAAAGCACAAATATTAGTGTAAACATCTTCCTGAACTTGTATCCTGAGAACACCTTTGCATTCTTTTATTCTCCAAGCTCATATCGTCAAGTGTCATGCCCCCAAGCTTCCTCCTACCTTTAGTTGTGACCATGCCTGCTGTGGGTCAGGGCAGAACAGGACTAGGCTTGTGTCGGTTAAGTTAAGGCACGTTTAAGATAGCTTCAGGTTTTCAAAAAGCCTTCCCTTGTCGAGCATCAAAAGTTTAAGTCTAACTGCTTCTGATGTGATATCCTTCCAGTGTAAGTCTGACCCTGTGATTGCCAGTGCCAGCCAAGTTTTCACTGCTAGTTTCTCTTTGTCTCACTTGGTGCCATACTAGTGTGTTTTGACTTTATTTTAATTAGCGAAGTGagtgtttgtttttttaatttgccGCAGTAAGTGTTCACCTGCCAGCGTAAATTCACAGTTCTCAAATGATTTTATTTtgagtaatatatatataatagatatataaatacttattatttatttagagttctgaattattattattactatattttaATCAATAAAAAAAGTTGATTGAAACCTGGatttatttacttcctttcatTGAACAAGAAAACAATTAGATAAATAACAGATCTGAATAAAATCTAGAAATTCATTAAGTATACATTCACCACAAAATACATTATTCAGGCAAACACAtatttacacacatacacacacacacatctacttgGCCTTGTGTCTGACGCTGGACTGCCATGTGCTGAAGTGGATGAAGAGCAGCGCCGCCGAGAACCTGGCCTGAACCTCCTGCTTGTCCAGGTCGTGCGCCCACTCCACCGACCCCCAGCGAGACGTCTACAACACAAGACCTCATTACAGTCAGTGTCACTGAAATTGGCGCGAGCAGTTTTTTTGCCACACGCCGCGGCATACACGTGaacaaaacaatagaaaaattaTATTTATGGGGTACTTACTCTACCTCAAGTACTTTGTTGCGTACCCCTTCTTCTTCAGGCAGCTCTGGAGATGTCGGGGAATGGAGAGGGCAAGGTTCTGGAGGAGGTTGGGGGACAGGTTTGCAGATGTCTTGCAGCTCGGCGATAAGATTTGGTATGCTTGAAGTGTTGCGACCCCGTAGGCGGGCTTTCATCAAAGCCCACAGGTTCTCGATGAGGTTAAGATCAGGGCTGTTACCTGGCCAGTCCTTCACGTAGTCCACACCAACAAAGTCCAGCCAACCAAGCACTAACTTGGACCTGTGAGCCGGTGCACCGTCGTGCTGGAATACCTCACTCTGACACGAGTCGAAACAGTCCTTGAGATGATCAGCAAGGAGCTCCAGGTATCTCTCCTGATTCACTGTGACATTTTTGGGTAACACCACTAACTTGCCTATGCCATGGTACTCAAAAGCACCCCAAACCATGACATAGTCAGGGTGCTTGACCGTCCCTTCTGTGTACTTGGGCAGGCAGGGGTCCGTGCTGCGGTGATACCTCACTTTACTTCCACAGTTGCTAGTGACAGTAAACACAACCGACCACAACACAAAAACATCTGCTCACGCTGAAAGCGTGCAGGTGACTAACACTCTCAAACCTCGTGACGCCATCAAGCACCTCTCCCGCCTCCCAACAGTATTCGCACCAATTCTCTTGACGAATTTGAACCAAGGTATAGAGGGTTGGTTTGTTCTGCGCCATTGAAATTGGCGCGACCACTTTTGCGCCAATTTAAATGGCGCTGACTGTAGGGGTGGACCAGAAGGGTATTGAGTGTGTGcatgaggggaggtgaagggtgaATAGAGAGACAGTAGTGTGGGAGCAAAATGAATGGGAAGCAAGTTGGTGGGTAGAAGGGATAGTGGTGGCAGCAGTgtgaaagggaggtaaggtaatGGATAGAGAGGATTAAAATGTGGTGGAAGTGTACATAAGGCAAGGTGGTGGGTAGAGGGGACAGTAAAGTGGGGGGCAAAGTGTATAGAAGGCAATGTTGTGGATAGAAAGGACAGTAGTGTGTGACAGTggtaaggaagcaaggagagatggATCAGGTAAAGGGAATTGCTAGTAGAGTGTAGGAAAGGTCTTATGTATGTGGGAGTGTATCAATGAAAAGGATCTGTGGAAGAGTGAAAGCTCAGTACAAGGGTGGTATCTTAACAAGGAGACAAAGTTGGGAATGGTGCAGAGTAGAGGGAGCCTTGGTATAAGGGTATCTTGAGGGTTGCCTGAGAAGAGTAGAGTACAAGGTGATGGCATataacattaaaaaatataaataagtaaataaataaaaccatgGTTGATATTACCTGAAATTCTAGTTCTAATCTGGAAAGATAGACCGCTTTTTCTGGTGTAATCTTGCGCTCTGCTGCAGCAACGGTGAGGATGACTGACTTGAGGGCTTCTACACCGAATAAGAAACCTGGAAGGATTAAGAAAGTCAGTTCTGTCTCACTACCTTGTCAATATGCTTAGAAATGTTCAGTAATTCAGGTATCACAAAATGGATGATAAATATAACACAGAAACCCTCCCTGAGACAGCCTCTGCAGCCTCACCATTGGCCGCCCACACGTTGTAGGAGAGGAGGTACCGCCTGACGGTGTCCCGAGTTGCAGCGGGAATGTCTGCCCCAAAGAGCCCCGGACAAGGCTTGATGTCCACCTCAAACTTCTTGTTGAACCATTCCAGGATGGGGTCCCACTCCTTGGCTTGCAATTTCAGCATGTCTTCTGTGTTCTGCAATATACATGAGACTAAATGAAAGAGTAATTATGTGATGGTAATACATATTAAAATGATTATAAATGGTAATTctgaatacaaaaaataacctTGCACTTTACCCTCAAATATACCATCTGATAAACCAGTGCTGGAAAACTGTTCCTCTTAAAAGATACAGAACAGTTGGGCTTTCTTACAGTACCTCTTCCCTGTAGAGGAGAGTGTCAGTGTCCAGGAACTCCAGTGTCTTGTCAACGGTGTCCCACTTGGTCTCA includes:
- the LOC127004783 gene encoding ATP synthase mitochondrial F1 complex assembly factor 2-like, which produces MRGLWWPVAPQLLRQASALKVTRRFLPEVRSRFYKNVSVAGNAGTYEVNLDHRKLKTPLGNVLQIPNYGLALAVAHEWSATKSKIIPSFMHLTGLSYTVVDNPNHETKWDTVDKTLEFLDTDTLLYREENTEDMLKLQAKEWDPILEWFNKKFEVDIKPCPGLFGADIPAATRDTVRRYLLSYNVWAANGFLFGVEALKSVILTVAAAERKITPEKAVYLSRLELEFQTSRWGSVEWAHDLDKQEVQARFSAALLFIHFSTWQSSVRHKAK